The Labeo rohita strain BAU-BD-2019 unplaced genomic scaffold, IGBB_LRoh.1.0 scaffold_355, whole genome shotgun sequence genome contains the following window.
GAGTGACCACTTTACTCCTTTTTTATTATCAAGCAATCTAAGTTGCCTTGGCATGTTGTGTTGCACAAATTAAACAGTTAAATGTTTCAAGAAGTTTGTGTTAAGTCTAAGGCATGTCATTTTTCAGCCACGTTTGCAACGACTGCCATCGCAACAGACGCGGATCAAGAAGGAACTCTGCATGCAAAAATCGCCTACAGCATTGTTAAACAGCATCCCGAAGAGATGTTCTACATTAATCCACAGACCGGTGGGTTATACGTCATGAAAAACGCGCTCGACAGAGAGGTATGCAGTTGCTAACATCGAGACATTCaatttaataattcatgttTAAATTGTTGCTGCATTTGGAAATTGTAATTGATTTTGCTTGAATTGATTAATGTACatactaattttaaaatttgtttttgtagttcatttgtagtttttttttttttttttttttgtccaatgtccaatttacaatttattgaCATTCTgaacattgatttattttgctTCTCTGGATCATTTTACCACAGACTTGTTGCTTGATTGATTGCATTGCAagcatttctcttttttcatCAGGAAATGCAAATCTAGTTTTTACAGAAACATAATTGATGTTGCAtgacatttcactttttttgttgaCTGGTTCTGCCAGCTTTGGAGATTCTGTGTTTATGaggttgcactttattttaaggtccaattctcactattaactttgacttttgcctcaacaaactcctaatttgctgcttattaaggGTCTAGAAattgtcatgcagaataagacactaatatgtgctttaaaagtaatatacagccaatatgctagtaatatgcatgctaataaacaaCTAACCTTTAGTAAGAATTGGTCCTTAAAGTGTACAGAAGACATTTCTAAAGGTTTTGAAATGAGAAATTTGAGAAGTTTTTCCAAGTTGATTCAATCGGTTGTGACTGATGTTTGTGCTTTTCTCATCACAGAAACATGACACATACACGTTGATTGTTAAAGGGACTGATATGAACGGAGCTGTGGATGGAAATTCAGGAACAGGGACAGTTACCATCAGTATTCTTGATGTCAATGACAACATCCCTACTTTAAAGAGCGCCtatgtaagattttattttttgagtatTACTACATTTCAAGTCTAGATAGACATAGCATACACCAAATGACTTAAAAGTGACACATCTTTAGTTCACTGAGTTGTTGGGAACATATTTTTGCACATACGtgtaaaacaagtttttttttttttatattacatatttaattgatataaaatgttatgtgaAATCACTTTGTTTGGTTTTAGTATGAGTGCAGTGTGGAGGAAAACACTGTAAATGTGGAAGTGGTGAGGATTCAAGCGATCGACATGGATCAGAAGTATACTGACAACTGGCTTGCCGTCTTCACAATCGTGTCAGGAAACGAGGCCGGTTATTTCTCCATAAGCACAGACAACAAGACCAACGAAGGCATTGTGATTCTCAAAAAGGTAGATTGATCCATCTGTCATTTCTTCTGTTTTGCTCTTACAAACGGTGCTTTGTTTTCCGTTGCACAACAGCTGTCGAGATGAATGTAGTTTTCTCCGCTCCATCCTTCAATAAGCTTCAATAGGCCGACTGTAAAATTCTTCAATAGCCTCAGTGCAAAACCTGCATTACATTctgacagattaaaaaaaacaatttgcactGAGATGTGCCGTGTTCATAGCAGAACGCTGTGTTCTTATTTAGGCACGCAATTCAcactgtgtgagaacatgaCAGACAAACAAgttaaagaaaaaagtgttatattagtatcactgatataatattgttttagttattgttttaaatagaatttatttttatatgttctgttttcatgttaactttagttaaagttttagtacttTTTGGTGTGTGTTAAtcatgtttgttgtttttacatatatttatgttatagctttattaatttttatgtttagttACTATGCTAcatcaagttaaaataaatgaaaacaagaaattaatataaaaaataaaaaaataaattaatataaaaatcttttttttaggggttcaagcacaaAACCCATTGCAATTGTTAGGACAGTccaaactgtaagtcgtagagacttaaaatcaaaagtacaaaatctcAAGCgtcttatgttgttggaatccttggctcagaCTAGACAAAACCTCAGATGCCTCAGATTTGTGTgtcacatggtgaaattttcagatatttagcattttttgaaaaacctacttttgctaACTTTGGGAACCTAACCCTGATCAGAACCAAAGCAGGAacattctctggagagtgaatatcaataatatatatatatatatatatatatatatatatacatatacaaatatatatatatataaagctgaACTTTCGACTCgcaaagggacaccaaaacatttgaaagcgGCAGAAAACCACTATAACTTTTGAAAGGAATGAGTTATCTTTAATCTTTGCCAAATTCACAATGCTAATGTAAGACCTGAATCTGAGGTCACCTGACAAAAGTCATGAAGTTTgcccacttggtggtgctataagtgCATAAAAATGTCCATAACTATGCAACGGTTTGTCCTGTTAACATGAAAATCAGACCACACAATCTTGGtgcaaagtgccacaagtggctATCTCgaaaaacatggccaccataGGCTGATGAAATTTGAGCGCAGAAAAAAGCTTGACAGCCTTGTCAGCAGTTGTATAAGACTCAAgggctttattttgcaatatagCTCTTATTACACAGCTTCTTGCCACAGAAGTGAATAATTAGACATAAAACATTGATCTGAGttcaaatatttgaacacaaagcttccgtTATGAAAGGAAGTGGCAAGCTCAAACTAGACGGATGTTTAAGAGAGTCTGTACAATCATaccacaacatttcaccacagaATTATGGTGATAAAAgatattgaaaatgaaaatgtttcaacttcagtttgttagttattttagaatccattacagtgtacaaaacaatcGTCGCAAAATGACAGCAACTGCATTTGTAAATCTgtgataccaggatgacataattaattaaataattgtattcatttttatattgaattgagttttaatattttattagccaaCCAGCTTCCACAAATAAAAAACTGCAGGCAGTTACCTGCAGTTACCCGGATGAGCCTGTGTTATTAGTTTTTACCGGTTGTTATCTGGGAACATCAAACCTTGGAATGCGGTGACTGATACagtacagattgtgtcaaagcagcttcacgGAGAAACACAGGAAAATAGCAGAATCAGTTATGGAAATTCAACTATGGAGATTCttctgtaaagcagctctaaaagacaacagtgtcattattcatcTAAACTCAGCACAATGTTGGTTCAGTTCAGATCAATAACAGTGTAAACCTCATCATTTTGAAACAAGTTCAATTCAGCTGTAAGTAGTTTTACAAAGGCAACAATGTTGTTCATTATTCAGCTTGAGTTAGTTCAGTACTTCAAGATAACAGTGTAACAGatttatcattttatgtaaAGAGACTGTTGTTGGTTTTTGTTATTGCATGTGTGTCAAAACTACTGTACATCTCTGTACATTAATATCTGATTTATTGTCTGCCATGCACAGCTGAACCCATTTACAAATGGGATTGTTAATATCAGACTGGTCAGGGATGTTGTTGAAAATGAACTTCAGCTGCTGTTTTCTGACATTAGATGAAGAGGGTGTGTAATACCGGCATTGTTAACACAGTATCTCAGTGGTTTTTACTCAGCTTGTGCAAGACTTGAAATATGCTTATGGGGCCAAATACTTCACTGGCAAATGTTTAATCACTGGACAACAATCTGTGCAAGCTGAGGACGCTGATCCTGTTccaacagaaaataaatttgCTTCAGAGTAACTTGTTAAGAGGAACCTGCTGTGGTTCTTCATGCATGTTGTTGACAGGAAAACCCACACATACCATCATGTTGTTTTGCTCTCCTGATCTGGAATAATGCTACTGTGCTGGCTATTCTGCTTATCGCAGCTGTGTACCAGGCACTGAAAGAATGTTACAAGTGTCTAAATATTGTCTATGTTTGTTTAAGGGAAACAACATCACTCTCACAAGAGTTAAAGGAagtgttcacccaaaaaattacaattctgtcatcttttactaccctcaagttgttccaaacttgtatgagttTCCTTCTGAGCACAATAGAAGAAGAATGTTAGTAGCCAAACAGTTGACGGCAACcattccatagtatttttttttttcccacatgaggcaaggcaaggcaaggcaagtttatttatatagcacatttcatacactaaggtaattcaaagtgttttacataaaaggaagtagaataatcataaaaataataataaaacaataattcacaaaaaaggcagtagaataatcataaaaacaataatcacaacaataaaacaaaaaaaaaaaaaaaaaaacttttaaaattatttaaaaattgatttaaaacaaatttaagacaggtaaaaatggaaaaaggttATACATtagtgcaatcagttcggacgtagcacagagctcattcagtaaatgcacagctaaacagatgagttttgagtctagatttaaatgtagctaatgttttagcacatttgatttcttctggaagctgattccaactgcgggcagcataatagctaaaagtggattccccttgttttgtgtgaacccttggtatttttaactgactcgatcctaatgatctgagtggtctgttaggtttatattcagtgagcatatctgcaatgtatgtaggtcctaggccattgagtgatttataaatgagtaaaagtactttaaaatcaattctaaatataactggaagccagtgtagggacctgaggaccggtgtgatatgctcagattttctggttctagtcagaatcctggcagcagtgttctggatgagctgcagctgtctaatggttttcttgggaaggccagtgaggaggccattacaataatccaccctgcttgtgataaaggcatgaacaagtttctccaagtcttgactggaaacaaaacatctaattcttgcaatatttttgagatgatagtatgctgatttagttactgcattgacatgactactgaaactaaggtctgactccagaatcacaccaagattcctgacttggtttttagttgtttgacccctagagtcaaggtatgcattcaccttaagaacttcctcttCGCTTCCAAATGCAGTGACTTCAGTTTTCTtcttgtttaactgaaggaagttctggcacatccaactgttaatttcatcaatgcattggcagagggaatcaatggggctgtagtcatttggtGATAAGGCTAAgtaaatctgggtatcatcaCATGAGGgcaaataaatgacagaattcaaatttttggatgaactgtacctttaaatatACTAGCTGCAGGTCAAAATGGCATTCTGAGCCATGTGTGTTCGGAGAATTCAAAGATGAATTAGTGCGAGTTTTTACTTTCGTTTTCATTCTCTGTtgtttgcacattttttaaaatattaacccTCATAAATTCATGATTTTTATaggttttttaaagatttttttttttttattaatgaaatgtATAACTCATGATTGCTCAAAAACAGAGACCTACacaattatttataacaaaacagttttaaaacaacataaatattaaagttttcaaataaaagcattcactttcagatgataaaataaaacaaaacacatattttagcaaaatagaGTAAACTGTAACATATTAtccccaaaaattcttcatacagtggactaccagtaaaattgatacaattttgggaccaaaaatttgatttgacactttgacctgaccatgttttgttacatacctttctTTTCTACCTTTCTACCTTTCTTCANNNNNNNNNNNNNNNNNNNNNNNNNNNNNNNNNNNNNNNNNNNNNNNNNNNNNNNNNNNNNNNNNNNNNNNNNNNNNNNNNNNNNNNNNNNNNNNNNNNNNNNNNNNNNNNNNNNNNNNNNNNNNNNNNNNNNNNNNNNNNNNNNNNNNNNNNNNNNNNNNNNNNNNNNNNNNNNNNNNNNNNNNNNNNNNNNNNNNNNNNNNNNNNNNNNNNNNNNNNNNNNNNNNNNNNNNNNNNNNNNNNNNNNNNNNNNNNNNNNNNNNNNNNNNNNNNNNNNNNNNNNNNNNNNNNNNNNNNNNNNNNNNNNNNNNNNNNNNNNNNNNNNNNNNNNNNNNNNNNNNNNNNNNNNNNNNNNNNNNNNNNNNNNNNNNNNNNNNNNNNNNNNNNNNNNNNNNNNNNNNNNNNNNNNNNNNNNNNNNNNNNNNNNNNNNNNNNNNNNNNNNNNNNNNNNNNNNNNNNNNNNNNNNNNNNNNNNNNNNNNNNNNNNNNNNNNNNNNNNNCGGCAGCTTCTAGAGAAGCGAGCGCTGCAGGGATGCCGGAAGTATGGCttgagacgcagcgtctcgttccctcggggaaccatggttacatacgtaacctgggacgttccccttcgggaactcgagctgcgtctgaaaacgctaggggaacgataTGCCTACGCCGTCAGACTTTcaaatccctgcctagtgtgTATCACTGAGCACAGCTAGGACGAGAGAAAAGAGGAGCCCAGAGTGGCATAAATGAGACCTAGAATCTCATGAAAGTGAGTGGCATGGAACAACCTGCAGCGTTGAAATATCAGAGAGGGTACTACTGACGAGAAGGCCATACTTCGAGAAgagtgagccttgacccccaaaTAGGGGGGGGAACAGAGGACTCAAAGCTGTGGAATAGCAACCAAATCCCCACACAGCAAAGCTACACCTGGTcagaggcctcagcctcagcgcACCGTGGAGGAAACCTGTAACCAGGGGGTTTCTACCCACTGAGGAGCCACCCAGaagggcgtggtaggccgaaatagccgccacgtagacctttAGGATGGAGTGGGCTAACCCAGCAGAGAACCGATCCTGCAGAAACTCCAGCACTGTAGCAACTGGGCAGTTATCTGGGTCCCGCTGGCAGTGTCcgcaccatgaagtgaaaagttttCACTTCAGGGTGTACAGCTTCCTCATGaagggagctctggattggaggatggtctcaacaacctcggttgagagactGGAAGGTACgaggtgtgccccctcaggggccacacccatAACTTCCACAACTCCGGGCGAGAGTGGAGGATGGTGCCTCCCACCTGAGtaaggagatccctcctgacggaaatctcccatggagagccaTCGAGGAgggaaatcaggtccgagaaccaagCTCAGGCCGGCCAGTTTGGGGCTACTAAAAGAAGACGGACCCCGTCCCGACgcactctctccagaactcccgggagcagaacGATCAGGGGAAAAgcgtacagacgaagcctcggacacgtctgtaccatggcatccagccccagtggAGCTGGATAAGTCAGAGAGCACCAGTGGTGACATTGCGCACTCTCCTTAGTCGCgaagaggtccacctgagcctggccaaaaactctccaaatctgcttcaccacctcggggtgaagcatccattccctgGGCCTTggcccctgtctcgacaggatgtctgctcccatatTGAAATGCCCAGGAACATGAACcgctctcagcgagaggagtttgtcctgggaccacacaaggatctggtgcaccagcttgtataaggggcgcgaacgcagacctcctTGGTTGTTGAAATAATagaccaccgctgtgttgtTGGTGCGAACCAACACATGGTGGCCTAttaggtccgggagaaagtgttttaacgctcgaaacacggccagcatctccaggcagttgatgtgccaggTGAGATGGCGACTGCAGGGAAACCCCCTTGGTCTTGAGACACCACtgcaggggtctcatgtacagcaggccaaaaggtatcacgttggacacagctgccatcagacccagcagttatgaaactgcttcacagtgagtgcctactttcactctcttgactgccGCGAGGatgactcgatccgagcaggaaaTAGacatgcctgcatcgtggtcgatcCCACACCAcacctagataagtggttctctgtaatggagaaagcacacttttctctgCGTTCAGTCACAACCCCAGTTCTTTCATATGGGTGAGGACGACATCTCGATGCCGAACTGCCCATGCTCAGAATGAGCTAATACcgacaaaaatgtcaataaggATCAGTATGCAGATGCCCTGGGAGCCACAGCTAAGCCacagcagcatccacacacttagcGAAAGTACAGGGTGAGAGTGCAATAAATTTAATTCCTCAGAATTAAATGACAATGGGAGAAGagctaaacattcaaaatgcacgtcgtttgttttttttgttttgttttgttttgaatgaacacatttatgaatgaatacagCCCGCCCCCTCAAGAGCAGACTGTACATGCTCAGCTCCcgaacaaaccacacataaatTGCTTGAATCCCCAttcctgttatttatttatttattttttagaagcgAGGGCAGGTAGAAACGAGCGATCTAATATGCAGTCAGCTCATATGCGGACAGCATCAATCTCCTCAGAGAAAGATAGCTGCAGCAGCGCGAGCTCTCACTCAGAGGGGGAAGAACCGCAGCACGGGCTTCCGAACCCagagagagagcgctagatctaaGTAGAAAAGCAGAGAGAGGGCGGACCCGTCTATAACCCGTTCACAGATCTATGCTGCGATCCCCACGGCCGCAGTCGCCGCTCTGCCTCTGCAAAAGCGGGACCCGAGCCGCGGGGAAGCTCACGAAGActccctcctcgaagagagCCCTCCGAGAGTGAGCGTGCGCAGTGTGAGCGTGGGCCGTCAACTCCCTCGAGAACTGACGCAGCCCGCTTCGCCGCAAGCTCTCATTCAAAGGGGGTagaaccgcagcgcgggcttccgaacccagaaagagagcgctagatctagggagaaaggcagagatagggcggacccgtctctaacccgtccGTAGATCTATGTGCGATCCCCACGGCTGCATGTAATGCatgtaaacatacattaaaaataaaataaaataaaaacacgatATAACCCAGCCAACATTTGTATGTGGGGCCCATATGGGTATGAACTGGGCTGAAAAATGGGCCCCATATAGGATTGTCCGCAGGTTCCGTAATGGCCCCATGTTATCTGCC
Protein-coding sequences here:
- the LOC127160465 gene encoding desmoglein-2-like; its protein translation is MAKICGILLFVTLILAILHTSSSEGQLKTVRHKREWIVPPHRLRENVDYTYRDYIAKIRSDEETRMSIRYSLAGHGASLPPENLFTVDSKTGLVRIHGLLDREKTSIYYLQGMAKFLNGRRAEKDIELRIVVEDENDCAPVFNQTIGAVYEWSSTATFATTAIATDADQEGTLHAKIAYSIVKQHPEEMFYINPQTGGLYVMKNALDREKHDTYTLIVKGTDMNGAVDGNSGTGTVTISILDVNDNIPTLKSAYYECSVEENTVNVEVVRIQAIDMDQKYTDNWLAVFTIVSGNEAGYFSISTDNKTNEGIVILKKVD